Proteins from a single region of Echeneis naucrates chromosome 14, fEcheNa1.1, whole genome shotgun sequence:
- the cfbl gene encoding complement factor b, like translates to MGFSVTWSWFGVLLVVLCMGGEVWCDCTEEGMEIQGGNYFLTKQLRSGSVLVYNCSDNYFPYPHLTRTCQLDGTWRPPPLVYPPQKCKMVECPDPNVLEYGDVNPPQRKYYVGNVTTYECYSGYTLRGSGSRVCLSSGKWNGSFPICSRDSGDACLDPGIPPGASRKGNTFGIGDSVTYSCNGKWLFLVGSKERVCQENGQWTGRAPECYYKHTYDTAEEASAAFGSAMKDTLFTLETSNVTQAGKTIRISKGGILDIYIAVDISESIDEEEIKAATDAVISLVETISSFDVSPNYEIFLFSSEIIPIVNILDFLNGSIEPIEIQRQLDQFNPSDYNTAGTNLKATFERFLDQMSFIQERTGAEAFKEHRHVIILFTDGAYNMGGSPDLTLQKIKNLVYMNHIDGSGPNPREEYLDIYVFAIGNEIFDDDLQALTVGVGGKHYFRMEAIEVLQSTFDEMIDEGDLKGLCGLHKADDLEDSKRKMYPWWAYVAVKQDTQTFKCLGSLVTPRYILTAAHCFKDNSVPDDVTVDLDDNTGKKVVDIIIHDKYNIRGREDQGVKEFYDYDVALVQLERDIEISKQARPICIPCTEETNIALKLPRKAACSEQEKLLLKDRHELLHFLSKGKRELVEKDAHVKLGDARQSCIEHALEAENIITTKDPEVAVTENFLCSGGANIHHISSIACKGDSGGAVFKNYKRRTVQIAVVSWGSKFMCSGGGAKNSDANSRDFFINLFKVVPFLKSTIGNSADEGITSLTFLD, encoded by the exons ATGGGATTTTCTGTCACCTGGAGCTGGTTTGGTGTCCTTTTAGTTGTCCTCTGCATGG GAGGTGAAGTTTGGTGTGATTGCACCGAGGAGGGTATGGAAATTCAAGGTGGCAACTACTTTTTGACAAAACAACTGCGGAGTGGCAGCGTATTGGTCTACAACTGTTCTGACAACTATTTTCCATACCCACATTTAACCCGCACTTGCCAGCTTGATGGCACCTGGAGACCGCCACCCTTAGTCTATCCACCTCAGAAATGCAAGA TGGTTGAGTGCCCAGACCCAAATGTGCTAGAATATGGAGACGTCAACCCTCCTCAGAGAAAGTACTATGTGGGGAATGTGACCACGTATGAGTGCTACTCTGGATACACACTGCGAGGCTCAGGCAGCCGTGTTTGTTTATCAAGTGGAAAATGGAACGGATCCTTTCCCATCTGTAGCCGTGACT CAGGAGATGCATGTCTTGATCCTGGTATTCCACCTGGTGCCTcaagaaaaggaaacacatttGGAATTGGTGATTCAGTGACATACTCTTGTAATGGCAAGTGGCTGTTTCTGGTGGGGTCAAAGGAAAGAGTGTGTCAAGAGAACGGCCAGTGGACTGGCCGTGCACCGGAATGTTACT acaaacacacctATGACACGGCAGAGGAAGCTTCAGCAGCATTTGGCAGTGCAATGAAAGATACCCTCTTCACTTTAGAAACCTCCA ATGTTACACAGGCAGGGAAAACAATCAGGATCTCAAAAGGTGGGATACTTGACATCTATATCGCTGTGGATATTTCTGAGAGCATAGACGAAGAAGAAATCAAAGCAGCAACAGACGCAGTCATAAGCCTTGTTGAAACG ATTTCCTCCTTTGATGTCTCCCCAAACTATGAaatcttccttttctcttctgaaATAATTCCAATTGTCAACATTCTTGATTTTCTGAATGGGAGTATTGAGCCAATTGAAATCCAGAGACAACTGGACCAATTCAACCCATCCG ACTACAACACTGCTGGAACAAATCTGAAAGCCACCTTTGAGAGATTTTTGGACCaaatgagtttcattcaggagcGAACTGGAGCAGAGGCATTTAAGGAACATCGTCACGTTATCATTCTATTTACAGACG GAGCTTATAATATGGGTGGTTCACCTGACCTcacattgcaaaaaataaagaacttGGTATATATGAACCATATTGATGGAAGTGGGCCTAATCCAAGAGAAGAATATCTTG acatttatgtttttgccATTGGAAAtgagatttttgatgatgaCCTGCAGGCCCTCACTGTAGGGGTTGGTGGCAAACATTACTTCAGAATGGAAGCCATCGAGGTTTTGCAAAGTACCTTTGATGAAATGATTG atgaAGGAGATCTGAAGGGTCTCTGTGGTCTTCACAAAGCAGATGACTTAGAGGACTCCAAGAGGAAAATGTATCCATGGTGGGCATATGTTGCGGTCAAG caagacacacaaacatttaaatgccTCGGCTCTCTGGTGACACCGAGGTACATTTTGACTGCTGCTCACTGCTTCAAAGATAATAGTGTACCTGACGACGTCACAGTAGACCTGGATGATAACACCG GAAAAAAGGTTGTTGATATAATCATACACGACAAATATAAtatcagagggagagaggatcAGGGCGTAAAAGAGTTTTATGACTATGATGTCGCACTCGTCCAACTGGAGCGTGACATTGAAATCTCCAAACAAGCTCG ACCTATTTGCATTCCGTGCACTGAGGAAACCAACATTGCCTTAAAACTGCCTAGGAAGGCTGCCTGTTCAGAGCAAG AGAAGCTTTTGTTGAAAGATCGTCACGAATTGCTCCATTTCCTGAGCAAGGGAAAACGCGAGCTTGTCGAAAAAGATGCCCACGTGAAGCTTGGTGATGCT AGACAGTCTTGCATCGAGCATGCACTAGAGGCAGAaaatataataacaacaaaagatCCTGAGGTTGCTGTGACTGAGAACTTCCTGTGCAGTGGTGGAGCCAATATTCATCATATAAGTAGTATAGCATGTAAAG GGGACTCAGGAGGTGCTGTTTTCAAGAACTACAAACGTCGCACTGTACAG ATTGCTGTGGTCAGCTGGGGATCCAAGTTCATGTGTTCAGGAGGAGGTGCAAAGAACTCCGATGCAAACtccagagatttttttattaatcttttcaAGGTTGTGCCTTTCCTCAAATCCACTATCGGAAATTCCGCAGATGAAGGCATTACATCGCTTACATTTTTGGACTAA
- the layna gene encoding layilin — protein sequence MNLLAIFCHLLLLFFDPSTATSLITADIFEARGQRVCKTGKGRPCYKLAYFSEFRRKLNFVEAELACRRDGGQLLSVESASEQKIIEQLIKELRPTDGDFWIGLRRSHGDEDISSDCPSQYYWVDGSKSTFRNWHWDEPSCGYEVCVVMYHQPSAPPGLGGLYMFQWNDDNCETKNNFICKYSAENLLEPSPSPNSSQTDVPSVVPWNTNDKKDKNTALNLIYIILPTIPLILLLLTVTGVCCFKLLVRRKQHKSEVCETDAGICHSPSPNEVYNVIRSQKDDDLVAARPHTKNTSFLCSSPDTPTGDYDNLGGRDTESGFVTLASTESCFLNFELNDLSLGRRGTRDFYDASLGCSGKRELNDSSLRRTEFYDTSLGRRTTKSEHFGTGMYGDHGLYDGSIRGGSDVYDPKPRPGGHAVKADLYQTYITNGKEDTYQTNLGTYGNRKSYQFNLDSYRNGMNFDGGRRYFNEQEWINRENY from the exons ATGAATCTGCTAGCAATCTTCTGCCACTTGCTGCTATTATTTTTTGATCCATCTACAGCAACAAGCCTCATCACAG CGGATATATTTGAAGCCAGAG GTCAACGTGTGTGCAAAACAGGAAAAGGGAGGCCGTGTTACAAGCTGGCCTATTTCTCTGAGTTCCGGCGGAAGCTGAACTttgtggaggcagagctggccTGCAGACGGGACGGAGGGCAGCTGCTCAGCGTGGAATCTGCGTCCGAGCAGAAGATTATAGAGCAGCTCATCAAAGAGCTCCGCCCCACTGATGGAGACTTCTGGATCGGTCTCCGCCGTAGCCATGGTGATGAGGACATCAGCTCAGACTGCCCCTCACAGTATTACTGGGTGGACGGCAGCAAGTCTACATTTAG GAACTGGCACTGGGATGAGCCATCATGCGGCTATgaggtgtgtgttgtgatgtatCACCAGCCATCTGCACCCCCAGGTCTTGGGGGGCTCTACATGTTCCAGTGGAATGATGACAACTGCGAAACCAAGAACAACTTCATCTGCAAATACTCGGCAG AAAATCTGCTGGAACCTTCCCCTTCTCCCAACTCTTCTCAAACAG ATGTCCCATCTGTGGTGCCGTGGAACACAAATGACAAGAAGGACAAGAATACAG CTCTGAATTTGATTTACATCATCCTTCCCACTATCCCCCtgatactgctgctgctgacagtgaCTGGAGTCTGCTGCTTCAAACTGCTTGTCAGACG aaaacagCACAAATCTGAAGTTTGCGAAACAGACGCGGGTATCTGCCACAGCCCGTCCCCAAATGAAGTCTACAATGTCATTCGCTCCCAGAAGGATGATGACCTGGTTGCAGCTCGTCCACATACCAAAAACACCTCCTTCCTATGTTCCTCCCCTGACACACCGACAGGTGACTATGACAACTTGGGGGGTCGGGACACAGAAAGTGGCTTTGTGACACTTGCCAGCACAGAGAGCTGCTTCCTGAACTTTGAACTGAATGACCTGAGCCTTGGTCGCCGTGGTACCCGTGACTTCTACGACGCCAGCTTGGGCTGCTCGGGAAAGAGGGAGTTGAACGACAGCAGTCTGAGACGCACCGAGTTTTACGACACAAGTTTAGGTCGTCGCACAACGAAGAGTGAGCACTTTGGCACGGGTATGTATGGGGACCATGGACTGTATGATGGAAGTATCAGAGGAGGGAGTGACGTTTATGATCCCAAACCGAGGCCTGGAGGTCACGCAGTGAAGGCCGACCTTTATCAGACCTACATCACCAATGGTAAAGAAGACACTTACCAAACAAACCTTGGGACCTACGGAAACCGAAAATCCTACCAGTTTAATCTGGATTCTTACAGAAATGGCATGAATTTTGATGGTGGAAGGCGATATTTTAATGAACAAGAGTGGATCAACAGAGAAAATTACTGA
- the alg9 gene encoding alpha-1,2-mannosyltransferase ALG9, with the protein MAAKALRQRARRGSRQDANNVNVPSDSRPPREEKGCDDSKTAESRQEAISRGGQVWAPEGSTAFKCLLSARFCAALLSNISDCDETFNYWEPMHYLLYGTGMQTWEYSPLYAIRSYAYLWLHALPACLHAHVLQTNKVLVFYFVRCVLAFSCCVCELYFYKAVCKKFGLHVGRLMLAFLVLSTGMFCSSAAFLPSSFCMYTTLVAMTGWFQDSTPLAILGVAAGAIVGWPFSGLIGVPIAFDLLVLKRQWKGFITWSVIALLLLLVPLVAVDSFFYGKLVIAPLNILLYNVFTPHGPDLYGTEPWHFYFVNGILNFNLLFALALLSLPLTALMETLLHRFNVQNLGRPYWLTLSPMYLWMLVFFTRAHKEERFLFPIYPLICLSGAVALSSLQKCYHFLFQRYRLEHYTVSSNWLALSAVVVFTVLSLSRSVALFKGYHAPLDLYPEFHRIAKDPTLHSVPEGRPVSVCVGKEWYRFPSSFLLPHNWQLHFIQSEFKGQLPQPFASGPLATQMIPSNMNDQNLEEPTRYVDLRQCHYLVDLDTEEEAPLEPRYSANKEEWNVIAYKPFLQASRSSPLFRAFYIPFISDHHTAYRRYVILKPRRQKQPRKRSHG; encoded by the exons ATGGCGGCCAAGGCGCTTCGGCAACGAGCCAGACGAGGCAGCAGACAAGATGCAAACAACGTGAACGTACCCAGCGACTCTCGGCCACCGAGAGAGGAGAAAGGCTGCGATGATAGTAAAACCGCAGAGTCGAGGCAAGA gGCAATAAGTCGTGGGGGGCAAGTCTGGGCTCCAGAAGGTTCTACTGCATTCAAATGCCTGCTCTCTGCACGTTTCTGTGCAGCTTTACTCAGCAACATCTCTGACTGTGATGAGACCTTCAACTACTGGGAGCCT atgCACTACCTGCTGTACGGCACAGGAATGCAAACATGGGAATATTCCCCATTGTACGCCATCAGATCTTATGCTTACCTATGGTTACATGCTCTTCCAGCATGTTTGCATGCCCATgttctgcaaacaaacaag GTTTTGGTGTTCTACTTTGTGCGATGTGTCTTAGCATtctcctgctgtgtctgtgaACTATATTTCTACAA GGCAGTTTGTAAGAAGTTTGGCTTACATGTTGGCCGTCTGATGTTGGCGTTTCTTGTCCTGAGCACAGGAATGTTCTGCTCATCTGCAG CTTTCTTGCCTTCATCTTTCTGTATGTACACAACGCTGGTTGCCATGACAGGGTGGTTTCAGGACTCAACCCCTTTGGCCATTTTGGGTGTGGCTGCCGGTGCCATCGTCGGGTGGCCATTCTCTGGCCTGATTGG ggttCCGATCGCCTTCGACCTGCTAGTATTAAAGAGGCAGTGGAAAGGTTTTATCACCTGGTCAGTCATTGCTCTGCTTCTACTGCTG gttCCCTTGGTTGCAGTGGACTCTTTCTTTTATGGCAAATTGGTCATTGCTCCACTCAATATTCTGTTGTATAATGTTTTCACACCACATGGACCTGATCTATATG GTACAGAGCCGTGGCATTTCTACTTTGTAAATGGGATCCTAAACTTCAATCTGCTGTTTGCTTTAGCATTGCTTTCCTTGCCACTCACTGCTCTCATGGAGACATTGCTACACAGGTTCAATG TGCAGAACCTGGGCCGTCCATACTGGCTGACTTTATCTCCCATGTATCTGTGGATGCTGGTTTTCTTCACCAGAGCACATAAAGAAGAACGTTTTCTCTTTCCTATTTACCCTCTTATCTGCCTCAGCGGGGCAGTAGCCCTCTCCTCTCTACAG AAATGCTACCACTTCCTGTTCCAACGGTACCGACTGGAGCACTACACAGTTTCCTCCAACTGGTTAGCTCTAAGCGCAGTTGTGGTCTTCACAGTGTTGTCCCTGTCACGCTCTGTGGCCCTTTTTAAAG GCTACCATGCTCCCCTGGACCTTTACCCAGAATTTCACCGCATTGCCAAGGATCCGACTCTTCACTCAGTCCCTGAAGGCAgacctgtcagtgtgtgtgtgggtaaagAGTGGTACCGCTTCCCCAGCAGCTTCCTACTTCCTCACAA CTGGCAACTGCATTTCATTCAGTCTGAGTTTAAGGGGCAGCTGCCTCAGCCATTTGCTTCTGGGCCTTTGGCCACGCAGATGATCCCATCCAATATGAATGATCAGAACCTCGAGGAACCAACCAGATAT GTGGACTTAAGGCAGTGCCACTACTTAGTAGACCTGGACACAGAAGAAGAGGCGCCACTTGAGCCACGATATTCAGCCAACAAAGAAGAATGGAACGTAATCGCCTACAAACCTTTCCTTCAAGCATCAAG ATCATCTCCTCTCTTCAGAGCATTCTACATACCGTTCATCTCAGACCATCATACCGCCTACAGACGGTACGTCATCTTGAAACCGCGCCGGCAAAAGCAGCCTCGTAAGCGCAGCCATGGCTGA